The following coding sequences are from one Triticum dicoccoides isolate Atlit2015 ecotype Zavitan chromosome 4A, WEW_v2.0, whole genome shotgun sequence window:
- the LOC119287561 gene encoding mucin-5AC-like → MAAPALSLVLCMLLLSHGSAQARKTVPGEVVPAADRDGASGRERFLGGGVEGAAGGSRRRRELLAGAGATTTRDVFAPVTNPVTVPATNPASPGGIVTVPATNPGTGTGSATNPNLPPLYPEPSTTPDPTTMPAPFSNPVAAPTMPAPFTAPVTNPATTPTPVPGTAPITNPATTYPGGSTGAGSGVGSVPTTPVYQAPATTVPTPTTVQPAAGGTGQSTWCVAKAGVTEAALQDGLDYACGMGGADCSALQPMGSCYNPNTMQAHASYAFNAYYQRSPSPASCDFGGAGMLVATNPSSGTCMYQASSGSGSAAGYSPAATGTTSGPVGVTPSFGPVGTTTGTGTGPAVSSGGSGSTVLNANNYPGGTSMYGPGNPAGFSDTSSGAASLNCSWVLSLIWMFTFAYVKVKV, encoded by the exons ATGGCGGCTCCTGCTCTCAGCTTGGTTTTGTGTATGCTCCTGCTCTCGCACGGTTCGGCGCAGGCCAGGAAGACCGTGCCCGGCGAGGTGGTGCCTgccgcggatcgggatggagcgtcgGGCAGGGAGAGgttcttgggtggtggtgtggaagGTGCCGCGGGTGGTTCCCGGCGCCGGAGGGAGCTCCTTGCGGGAGCAGGGGCGACGACGACGCGTGACGTGTTCGCGCCGGTGACCAACCCGGTGACGGTGCCGGCGACCAACCCGGCGTCCCCAGGCGGCATCGTCACCGTGCCGGCGACCAACCCGGGCACGGGCACCGGGTCCGCGACCAACCCCAACCTCCCGCCGCTGTACCCGGAGCCGTCGACGACGCCCGACCCGACGACGATGCCTGCGCCGTTCTCGAACCCGGTCGCCGCGCCGACCATGCCGGCGCCGTTCACCGCCCCGGtcaccaacccagccacgacgccgacgccggtgCCCGGCACGGCGCCAATCACCAACCCGGCCACGACGTACCCAGGCGGCAGTACCGGTGCCGGCTCCGGCGTGGGGAGCGTGCCGACGACCCCGGTGTACCAGGCGCCGGCGACGACGGTGCCGACGCCGACCACGGTGCAGCCAGCGGCGGGGGGGACGGGGCAGTCAACATGGTGCGTGGCGAAGGCCGGGGTGACGGAGGCGGCGCTGCAGGACGGGCTGGACTACGCGTGCGGCATGGGCGGCGCCGACTGCTCGGCGCTGCAGCCCATGGGCAGCTGCTACAACCCCAACACGATGCAGGCGCACGCCTCCTACGCCTTCAACGCCTACTACCAGCGCAGCCCCTCGCCGGCCAGCTGCGACTTCGGCGGCGCCGGCATGCTCGTCGCCACCAACCCAA GTTCAGGAACTTGCATGTACCAGGCATCATCAGGTTCAGG TTCTGCCGCCGGCTACAGCCCGGCGGCGACGGGCACCACCTCCGGGCCGGTGGGCGTGACGCCGAGCTTCGGGCCGGTGGGAACCACGACCGGGACGGGGACGGGACCGGCGGTCAGCAGTGGAGGGTCAGGCTCGACGGTGCTGAACGCGAACAACTACCCAGGCGGGACCTCGATGTACGGCCCGGGCAACCCGGCCGGCTTCTCCGACACCAGCAGCGGCGCCGCCTCCCTGAACTGCAGCTGGGTCCTGTCTCTGATCTGGATGTTCACCTTTGCTTATGTCAAGGTGAAGGTGTAG
- the LOC119287562 gene encoding probable RNA 3'-terminal phosphate cyclase-like protein, which yields MGRDKSRRLSGSRDFRQRLVLATLTSTPITIKDIRAGEGGLRPHEMSLLHLIHKVSDQHVIDVNDTGTKVGYKPGVVVGGKDMEHDCGAHRGIGYFIEPLLLLGLFARSPLSIRLKGITNDTKDPSVDTFRMVTLHMLKHFGVPLEGLELKIESRGAPPRGGGEVLLRVPNINSTLKAVNWIDEGMVKRIRGVAFSTNVSAQIVTRIFYAARGLFNKFIPDVHIFTDHRASSSGGCGLSAGYGVSVVAETTTGCLISADATVSYPNVDEMSEQSEKPELMSPEDLGEQVASMLLEEVAQGGVVDSTHQGLLFMLCALCPPDVSKVRVGQLTLRAIESLRNIKEFLDVKFIIKPDPNSNTVTLKCVGAGVKNLARKIS from the exons ATGGGTCGCGACAAGTCACGGAGGCTGTCGGGCAGCCGAGACTTCCGGCAGCGGCTGGTGCTGGCGACGCTGACCTCCACCCCGATCACCATCAAGGACATCCGCGCCGGCGAGGGGGGCCTCCGCCCGCACGAGATGTCCCTCCTCCACCTCATCCACAAGGTCTCGGACCAGCACGTCATCGACGTCAACGACACAG GGACCAAGGTCGGGTACAAGCCCGGGGTGGTCGTCGGCGGGAAGGACATGGAGCACGACTGCGGGGCGCACCGCGGGATCGGCTACTTCATCGAgccgctccttctgctcggcctctTCGCCAGGTCGCCCTTGTCGATTCGGCTCAAAG GAatcacaaatgatacaaaggacccTTCTGTGGATACTTTCCGGATGGTTACGTTGCATATGCTCAAGCACTTTGGCGTTCCTCTTGAGGGGCTGGAGCTCAAAATTGAAAGCCGGGGAGCTCCTCCTCGTGGTGGTGGCGAAGTGCTTCTCCGAGTTCCCAATATAAACAGTACACTAAAG GCAGTTAATTGGATTGATGAAGGAATGGTAAAGAGGATAAGAGGTGTAGCATTCTCAACGAATGTATCTGCACAGATTGTAACCCGTATCTTCTATGCTGCACGTGGACTCTTCAATAAGTTCATTCCGGATGTTCATATCTTCACCGATCATAGAGCTAGTTCATCTGGTGGATGTGGATT GTCAGCAGGCTATGGCGTATCTGTAGTTGCTGAGACCACAACAGGCTGTCTGATTTCTGCAGATGCTACTGTGAGCTATCCCAATGTTGATGAAATGAGTGAACAATCTGAGAAGCCTGAGCTAATGTCTCCAGAGGATCTTGGTGAGCAAGTTGCATCGATGCTGCTAGAAGAGGTGGCTCAAGGAGGAGTTGTTGACTCAACACACCAG GGCCTTCTGTTCATGCTGTGCGCTCTGTGCCCGCCCGATGTGTCAAAGGTTCGCGTGGGACAGCTGACACTGCGCGCTATAGAATCACTTCGAAACATCAAGGAGTTCCTTGATGTCAAGTTCATCATCAAGCCCGACCCAAACTCAAACACGGTCACTCTAAAATGTGTTGGTGCGGGAGTGAAGAATCTTGCTCGGAAGATTTCATAA
- the LOC119287563 gene encoding probable polygalacturonase, whose translation MGRSASVFQALLVFLITIIETQWSSVSGMYCADMASTVYRPHSVTITEFGAVGDGVTLNTKAFQNAIFYLNSFADKGGAQLFVPAGRWLTGGFSLISHLTLSLDKDAVIIGSPHSSDWPVIDPLPSYGHGRELPGGRHQSLIFGSHLTDVIITGANGTIDGQGAIWWDWFHNNTLNYTRPHLVELMYSTNVVISNLTFKNSPFWNIHPVYCSQVIVEHVTILAPLNSPNTDGINPDSSTNVCISHCYVRNGDDVIVIKSGWDEYGISFAQPSSNISISNITGETGGGAGIAIGSEMSGGISEVRAEGLRIVNSLHGIRIKTAPGRGGYVRNVYIANVSMHNVSMAIRINGNYGEHPDNNYDRNALPIISNITIQNVVGVDVGVAGILEGIEGDNFSSICISNVSLSVQSRHPWNCSLIQGYSNSVTPESCEQLRTDCEETSICYDGGSSLAVGSRASIHNKPSANILLNSLLQLVSL comes from the exons ATGGGGAGATCCGCGTCT GTATTTCAAGCCCTTTTGGTTTTCCTAATAACAATAATTGAGACCCAATGGTCCAGCGTATCCGGCATGTACTGCGCGGACATGGCATCGACCGTCTACCGACCACATAGTGTCACTATAACTGAGTTTGGTGCTGTCGGGGATGGCGTGACTCTCAACACCAAAGCATTCCAGAATGCCATCTTCTACCTCAATTCATTTGCGGACAAGGGTGGCGCGCAGCTCTTTGTGCCTGCTGGAAGGTGGCTGACAGGCGGTTTTAGTCTGATCAGCCATCTCACTTTGTCGCTGGACAAAGATGCAGTAATAATCGGATCTCCG CACTCATCTGATTGGCCTGTTATAGACCCTCTTCCATCCTATGGGCACGGGAGAGAGCTCCCCGGAGGAAGGCACCAGAGCTTAATTTTTGGCTCCCATTTAACAGATGTAATAATTACTG GTGCTAATGGGACAATTGATGGTCAAGGAGCCATTTGGTGGGATTGGTTCCATAACAACACACTGAACTATACTAggccacatcttgtcgagttgatgTACTCCACCAATGTTGTTATATCAAATTTGACTTTCAAGAACTCCCCATTCTGGAATATCCATCCTGTATACTGCAG CCAAGTTATTGTCGAGCACGTTACAATCCTAGCACCTTTGAATTCGCCAAACACCGACGGCATTAATCCAG ATTCGTCCACAAATGTTTGCATCAGTCATTGTTATGTCAGAAATGGAGACGATGTTATTGTCATCAAAAGTGGTTGGGATGAGTACGGCATTTCTTTTGCTCAGCCTAGCTCCAATATCAGCATCAGCAACATCACAGGAGAGACTGGGGGTGGTGCAGGAATTGCCATCGGAAGTGAGATGTCAGGTGGCATATCTGAAGTCCGGGCTGAAGGCCTCCGCATTGTGAACTCATTGCATGGAATCAGAATCAAGACCGCTCCAGGACGTGGAGGGTATGTAAGGAACGTCTACATAGCTAATGTCAGCATGCACAATGTTTCGATGGCCATAAGGATCAATGGAAACTACGGCGAACATCCTGATAACAATTATGACAGGAATGCTCTCCCCATTATAAGCAACATCACAATTCAGAACGTTGTTGGCGTTGATGTTGGTGTTGCTGGCATCTTGGAGGGCATTGAGGGCGACAACTTCAGCAGCATATGCATCTCCAATGTCTCCCTCAGCGTACAATCCAGGCATCCGTGGAATTGTTCGCTTATTCAAGGATATTCAAACTCTGTGACTCCAGAGTCGTGCGAGCAACTCAGAACTGATTGTGAAGAGACATCGATCTGCTATGACGGTGGCAGTTCTTTAGCCGTTGGTTCACGGGCATCCATACATAATAAGCCTAGTGCCAACATATTACTAAATTCATTATTGCAGTTGGTGTCGCTGTAA
- the LOC119287564 gene encoding guanosine deaminase-like, protein MEEAKVVETRDGTIAVASAFPGHQEAVQDRDHKFLSKAVEEAYKGVDCGHGGPFGAVVVRNDEVIVGCHNMVLNNTDPTAHAEVTAIREACKKLGKIELSDCEMYASCEPCPMCFGAVHLSRIKRLVYGAKAEAAIAIGFDDFIADALRGTGFYQKANMEIKRADGNGALLAEQVFENTKEKFRMY, encoded by the exons ATGGAGGAAGCCAAGG TTGTGGAGACCAGGGATGGAACTATCGCAGTTGCTTCAGCGTTTCCCGGTCATCAGGAAG CCGTACAAGATAGGGATCACAAGTTCTTGTCGAAAGCTGTAGAAGAGGCGTACAAAGGAGTTGACTGTGGCCATGGAGGACCGTTTGGCGCGGTCGTCGTCCGCAACGACGAAGTAATAGTTGGGTGCCATAACATGGTTTTGAACAACACCGATCCAACTGCCCATGCTGAAGTCACTGCAATAAGAGAG gcttgcaaaaAGCTTGGGAAGATTGAGCTGTCGGACTGCGAAATGTACGCATCATGTGAACCTTGCCCAATGTGTTTTGGGGCTGTTCATCTATCCCGGATCAAG AGGCTGGTGTACGGAGCCAAGGCGGAAGCTGCTATTGCCATTGGATTCGACGACTTCATTGCTGATGCTCTTAGAGGAACTGGGTTCTACCAGAAGGCCAACATGGAGATCAAGCGAGCCGATGGGAATGGAGCTCTGCTTGCTGAACAAGTCTTTGAGAACACCAAGGAGAAATTCCGAATGTACTAA